In Falco naumanni isolate bFalNau1 chromosome 5, bFalNau1.pat, whole genome shotgun sequence, the following are encoded in one genomic region:
- the SBF1 gene encoding myotubularin-related protein 5 isoform X4: protein MARLADYFVLVGYDPGKRGSGDGQGQILQRFPEKDWEDNPFPQGIELFCQPSGWQLFTERNPPTFFVAVLTDINSERHYCACFTFWEAVESAQPQSHPRNGEGEEEEEEPSSPVQPAQLFAPKSLVLVSRLDHAEVFRNSLGLIYTIYVDGLSVSLENVIGNLLTCTIPITGGAQLDADDEAARTISLGAGDRQVIQTPINDSLPVSSCSVALLFRQLGITNVLYLFCAALTEHKILFLSSSYQRLTDACRALLALMFPLKYSFTYVPILPAQLLEVLSTPTPFIIGVHSIFQSETQELLDVVIADLDGGTVNVPECVHISLLPEPLLQQTREALSMVLDPELEVADLAFPPSTISASSLKMQDKEIRAVFLRLFAQLLQGYRWCLHIIRIHPEPVIRFHKAAFLGQRGLTEDDFLTKVLEGMAFAGFVTERGAPYRSIDLFDELVAYEVKRMRAEEGNKQKILRHIKELAEKLYKNENPYPAVTMHKVQKPTEGCHLRLHQKPFPHLDEGTVQWIIDQATAKLQTAPPAVKAEKKCMVPSGPPIAAIMERNGNALANSARRLEVVRNCISYVFENKMLEAKKLFPAVLRAMKGRAARHCLTQELNLHVQQNRAVLDHQQFDFIIRMMNCCLQDCTAMDEHGIAAALLPLVTAFCRKLSPGITQFAYSCVQEHVVWTNIQFWEAMFYCDVQNHIRALYLDNNEENHTDEESTEGPQEAKSALEIASEQLRLWPTMSREKQQELIQKEESTVFSQAIHYANRMSYLLLPLDTSKNRLLRSSGLGDVESVSNSFVTNSIAGSVAESYDTESGFEDAESSDVANYVVRFINRFVDKVCTESGVTNDHLKGLHVMIPDIVQMHIETLDAVHRESKRLPPIQKPKLLRPNLLVGEECVMEGLRVYLMPDGREEAAGGNIGGPPLLPAEGAIFLTTYRIIFKGTPTDPLVGEQVVIRSFPIASLTKEKKINIQAQVDQFIQEGLQLRSCTFQLLKIAFDEEVASDSAEIFRKHLHKLRYPQHVRGTFAFTVGQSPKQAMQPKAKEKNPSLSSQQVTDMFQGLTVGVMSLGHLGHSTTTLSKNLVKNAKKTIGRQYVTRKKYTPPMWEQRSSQHFPEDNEDEISVSEEMDRSTLTPTTTIKPSDKMTINHLVERACCRDYQRMGLGTLSSSLTRSKNEPFRISTVNRMYAICRSYPGLLIVPQSIQDNTIQRISRCYRQNRFPVVCWRNSRTKAVLLRSGGLHGKGVVGLFKSQNAPTAGPSQTDSTSLEQEKYLQAVINSMPHYADASGRNTLSGFTSAHMNSSDFSDKRQPKLGSLMKQVMGGKDDGPGTISRGGKWGSIRAGGRISSYALNMEIGSRLAGKDLLGAQHNGTPSEASFLRQHRASLYIIGDKSQLKGVKPDPLQHWEVVPIEVFDVRQVKASFKKLMKACVPGCPSTDPSVAYLRSLEESEWLSQIHKILQISVLVVELLDTGSSVLVSLEDGWDITTQVVSLVQLLSDPYYRTLEGFRLLVEKEWLSFGHRFSHRGAQTLASQSSGFAPIFLQFLDCVHQIHLQFPMEFEFSQYYLKFLSYHYISNRFRTFLLDSDYERIELGLLYEEKGERKSQQVYKSIWDYIDRLNKKAPIFFNYMYAPEDGEVLRPYSNISNLKVWDYYTEETLSEGPSYDWELTQGQPEHVEEADRQDTSAPQTKRKIIWPCYDNRSRVEPDAISKLLEELHNLEMELGQVPERWKDTWDKVKASQRTEARQEGSRTPSSLLMSSGLSHHRRSLGVYLQESGVGSTLNLSLDSDTSSTSTPSSGKQGGRKSTSTLYSQFQMSESENRSYEGSLYKKGAFMKPWKPRWFVLDKTKHQLRYYDSRMDTECKGVIDLAEVESITPGTPSMGAPKTVDEKAFFDLKTTKRVYNFCAQDVQLAQQWIDRIQSCLSDA from the exons CTTGACGCGGACGACGAAGCAGCG AGGACGATCTCGCTGGGAgcaggggacaggcaggtgATCCAGACACCCATCAATGATTCGCTTCCTGTCAGCAGCTGCAGCGTGGCCCTGCTCTTCCGCCAGCTTG GCATCACCAATGTGCTGTATCTCTTCTGTGCAGCGCTTACTGAACACAAGATCCTATTTCTCTCCAGCAGTTACCAGAGGCTGACCGATGCCTGCCGGGCTCTCCTTGCACTTATGTTCCCCCTCAAGTACAG TTTCACGTACGTGCCCATCTTGCCTGCACAACTCCTTGAGGTACTGAGCACGCCGACACCCTTCATTATCGGAGTCCACTCCATCTTCCAGTCGGAGACGCAGGAGCTG CTGGATGTTGTTATCGCAGACCTGGACGGTGGGACAGTCAATGTCCCAGAATGTGTACATATCTCCCTGCTCCCTGAACCACTGCTCCAGCAGACCCGGGAAGCCCTCTCTATG GTCTTGGACCCAGAGCTGGAGGTGGCAGATCTTGCATTCCCCCCTTCAACGatttctgcctcttctctcAAAATGCAG GATAAGGAGATCCGTGCTGTCTTCCTCCGCTTGTTTGCACAGCTGCTTCAAGGCTATCGCTGGTGCCTGCACATAATCCGCATCCATCCTGAGCCAGTCATCCGATTCCATAAG GCAGCCTTCCTTGGGCAGAGGGGGCTGACGGAGGATGACTTCCTCACCAAGGTGCTGGAGGGCATGGCGTTTGCTGGCTTTGTGACTGAGCGGGGGGCCCCGTACCGCTCGATTGACCTGTTCGATGAG CTTGTGGCTTACGAAGTGAAGCGCATGCGTGCAGAAGAGGGgaacaagcagaaaatactgcGGCACATCAAGGAGTTGGCGGAGAAACTTTACAAAAAT GAGAACCCGTACCCCGCGGTGACCATGCACAAGGTGCAGAAGCCCACAGAAGGCTGTCATCTGCGTCTCCACCAGAAGCCTTTTCCCCATTTGGATGAGGGGACAGTGCAGTGGATCATCGACCAGGCCACTGCCAAGCTGCAGACAGCTCCTCCTGCTGTgaaggcagagaagaaatgCATGGTGCCATCGGGACCCCCCATTG CTGCCATCATGGAGCGCAACGGCAACGCCCTGGCCAACAGTGCCCGTCGCCTGGAGGTGGTCAGGAACTGCATCTCCTAcgtctttgaaaacaaaatgttagaAGCCAAAAAG ctattccctgctgtgctgcGTGCCATGAAGGGCCGAGCAGCCAGGCACTGCCTGACCCAGGAGCTGAACCTGCACGTGCAGCAGAACCGGGCGGTGCTGGATCACCAGCAGTTTGATTTCATAATCCGCATGATGAACTGCTGTTTGCAG gACTGCACTGCCATGGACGAGCATGGGATTGCAGCCGCTCTCTTGCCGCTGGTCACCGCTTTCTGCCGA AAACTGAGCCCGGGCATCACGCAGTTTGCCTACAGCTGTGTGCAGGAGCATGTGGTGTGGACCAACATCCAGTTCTGGGAGGCCATGTTCTACTGCGATGTGCAGAACCACATCCGAGCCTTGTACCTGGACAACAACGAGGAGAACCACACAGATGAG GAGAGCACAGAGGGGCCACAGGAAGCCAAGTCTGCCCTGGAGATAGCGTCGGAGCAGCTGAGGCTCTGGCCCACCATGAGCCGAGAGAAACAGCAGGAGCTCATCCAGAAGGAGGAGAGCACAGTTTTCAGCCAGGCCATCCACTACGCCAACCGCATGAgctacctgctgctgcctcttgaCACTAGCAAGAACCGCCTGCTCcgcagctctgggctgggggaCGTGGAGAGTGTCAGCAACAGCTTCGTCACCAACAg CATTGCTGGCAGTGTGGCTGAGAGCTATGACACAGAAAGTGGATTTGAGGATGCAGAGAGTTCTGATGTGGCCAACTACGTGGTGCGATTCATCAACCGCTTTGTGGACAAAGTCTGCACAGAGAGTGGAGTCACCAACGACCACCTCAAGGGGCTGCATGTCATGATCCCTG ATATTGTACAGATGCACATAGAGACACTGGATGCCGTGCACAGGGAGAGCAAGAGGCTTCCTCCCATCCAGAAG CCAAAGCTGCTGCGTCCCAACCTGTTGGTGGGTGAGGAGTGTGTGATGGAAGGGCTCCGCGTGTACCTCATGCCTGATGGACGGGaagaagctgctggagggaaTATTGGTGGTCCACCTCTTCTCCCTGCAGAAGGAGCCATCTTCCTCACCACTTACCGCATCATCTTCAAAGGCACTCCCACGGACCCTCTGG TGGGGGAGCAGGTGGTGATCCGATCCTTCCCCATCGCCTCACTGACCAAAGAGAAGAAGATCAATATCCAGGCCCAGGTGGATCAGTTCATCCAGGAGGGCTTGCAGCTGCGCTCGTGCACATTCCAG TTGCTGAAGATTGCCTTTGATGAGGAGGTGGCTTCAGACAGCGCTGAGATCTTCAGGAAGCACCTGCACAAGCTGCGCTACCCCCAGCACGTGCGTGGCACCTTTGCTTTCACTGTGGGCCAGTCACCCAAGCAAGCCATGCAGCCCAAGGCCAAGGAGAAGAACCCCTCACTCAG CTCCCAGCAGGTGACCGATATGTTCCAGGGCCTGACAGTGGGGGTCATGTCCCTTGGGCACCTTGGCCATTCAACCAC GACGCTCTCCAAAAACCTGGTGAAAAATGCCAAGAAAACAATTGGCCGCCAGTACGTGACACGGAAGAAATACACGCCGCCCATGTGGGAGCAGCGGAGCAGCCAGCACTTCCCAGAGGACAACGAGGATGAGATCTCAG TGTCTGAGGAGATGGACCGAAGCACTTTGACCCCCACTACCACCATTAAACCTTCAGATAAGATGACCATCAACCACCTGGTAGAGCGAGCCTGCTGCCGCGACTACCAGCGGATGGGGCTGGgcaccctcagcagcagccttaCCCGCTCCAAGAACGAGCCCTTCCGCATCTCCACTGTGAACCGCATGTATGCCATTTGCCGGAG CTACCCCGGGCTGCTCATCGTGCCGCAGAGCATCCAGGACAACACGATCCAGCGGATCTCCCGCTGCTACCGCCAGAACCGCTTCCCTGTTGTGTGCTGGCGAAACTCCCGCACCAAGGCCGTGCTGCTGCGCTCGGGGGGGCTGCATGGCAAGGGTGTGGTGGGCCTCTTCAAGTCCCAGAACGCCCCCACTGCAG GCCCCTCGCAGACGGACTCCACCAGTTTGGAGCAGGAGAAGTACCTGCAGGCTGTGATCAACTCCATGCCGCACTACGCCGACGCCAGCGGGCGCAACACACTCAGCGGCTTCACCTCTGCGCACATGAACAGCTCAG ATTTCTCCGACAAGAGACAGCCTAAGCTGGGATCGCTCATGAAGCAGGTGATGGGAGGGAAGGACGATGGGCCTGGTACTATTAGCCGCGGAG GCAAGTGGGGCAGCATCCGAGCCGGCGGGCGCATAAGCAGCTATGCCCTGAACATGGAGATCGGGTCACGCCTGGCCGGGAAAGACCTGCTGGGTGCCCAGCACAACGGCACCCCCTCGGAGGCCAGCTTCCTGCGGCAGCACCGGGCCTCGCTCTACATCATCGGGGACAAGTCACAGCTGAAG GGGGTGAAACCGGACCcgctgcagcactgggaggtCGTTCCCATCGAGGTGTTTGACGTGCGGCAGGTGAAGGCCAGCTTCAAGAAGCTGATGAAGGCCTGCGTGCCTGGCTGCCCCTCCACTGACCCCAGTGTCGCCTACCTGCGGTCCCTGGAGGAGTCTGAGTGGCTGTCCCAG ATCCATAAGATCCTGCAGATTTCGGTATTGGTGGTCGAGCTGCTGGACACGGGTTCCTCTGTGTTGGTCAGCCTGGAGGACGGCTGGGACATCACCACGCAG GTGGTCTCCTTAGTGCAGTTGCTGTCGGACCCCTACTACCGGACACTGGAGGGCTTCCGCCTGCTTGTGGAGAAGGAGTGGCTGTCCTTTGGGCACCGCTTCAGCCATCGCGGAGCCCAGACCCTGGCCAGCCAGAGCAGCGGTTTTGCCCCCATCTTCCTGCAGTTCCTGGACTGCGTACACCAG ATCCACCTGCAGTTCCCTATGGAGTTTGAGTTCAGCCAGTACTACCTGAAGTTCCTCAGCTACCACTACATTTCCAACCGTTTCCGGACATTCCTGCTGGACTCTGACTACGAGCGCATCGAGCTGG GCCTCTTGTACGAGGAGAAGGGTGAGCGGAAGAGCCAGCAGGTCTACAAGTCCATCTGGGATTACATTGACCGGCTGAACAAGAAAGCCCCCATCTTCTTCAACTACATGTATGCCCCTGAGGATGGGGAG GTGCTGAGGCCGTACAGCAACATTTCCAACCTGAAGGTATGGGACTACTATACGGAGGAGACACTTTCTGAGGGCCCGTCCTATGACTGGGAGCTGACGCAGGGGCAGCCGGAGCACGTAGAGGAGGCGGATCGGCAGGACACCAGTGCCCCCCAGACAAAGCGCAAGATCATCTGGCCATGCTATGACAACCGCAGCCGCGTGGAGCCTGATGCCATCTCCAAACTGCTGGAG GAGCTGCACAACCTGGAGATGGAGCTGGGGCAGGTCCCAGAGCGCTGGAAGGACACGTGGGACAAGGTCAAAGCTTCCCAGCGCACCGAGGCACGGCAGGAGGGCAGCCGG AcccccagctctctgctgaTGTCCTCCGGCCTCTCCCACCACCGGCGCTCGCTTGGCGTGTACCTGCAGGAGAGCGGCGTGGGCTCTACCCTCAACCTCAGCCTCGACAGCGacaccagcagcacctccaCCCCCTCCAGCGGGAAGCAGGGTGGCCGCAAGAGCACCAGCACGCTCTACAGCCAGTTCCAGATGTCAGAGAGCGAGAACAG GTCCTACGAGGGGTCGCTGTACAAGAAAGGAGCCTTCATGAAACCGTGGAAGCCTCGCTGGTTCGTGCTGGATAAAACCAAACATCAG ctgcgGTACTATGACAGCCGGATGGACACAGAGTGCAAAGGGGTCATCGACCTGGCCGAGGTGGAGTCCATCACCCCAGGAACCCCCTCCATGGGGGCCCCCAAGACGGTGGATGAGAAAGCCTTCTTCGAT cTGAAGACGACAAAACGAGTTTACAATTTCTGCGCCCAGGACGTGCAGCTAGCCCAGCAGTGGATCGACCGCATCCAGAGCTGCTTGTCGGACGCGTGA
- the SBF1 gene encoding myotubularin-related protein 5 isoform X9, with translation MARLADYFVLVGYDPGKRGSGDGQGQILQRFPEKDWEDNPFPQGIELFCQPSGWQLFTERNPPTFFVAVLTDINSERHYCACFTFWEAVESAQPQSHPRNGEGEEEEEEPSSPVQPAQLFAPKSLVLVSRLDHAEVFRNSLGLIYTIYVDGLSVSLENVIGNLLTCTIPITGGAQLDADDEAARTISLGAGDRQVIQTPINDSLPVSSCSVALLFRQLGITNVLYLFCAALTEHKILFLSSSYQRLTDACRALLALMFPLKYSFTYVPILPAQLLEVLSTPTPFIIGVHSIFQSETQELLDVVIADLDGGTVNVPECVHISLLPEPLLQQTREALSMVLDPELEVADLAFPPSTISASSLKMQDKEIRAVFLRLFAQLLQGYRWCLHIIRIHPEPVIRFHKAAFLGQRGLTEDDFLTKVLEGMAFAGFVTERGAPYRSIDLFDELVAYEVKRMRAEEGNKQKILRHIKELAEKLYKNENPYPAVTMHKVQKPTEGCHLRLHQKPFPHLDEGTVQWIIDQATAKLQTAPPAVKAEKKCMVPSGPPIAAIMERNGNALANSARRLEVVRNCISYVFENKMLEAKKLFPAVLRAMKGRAARHCLTQELNLHVQQNRAVLDHQQFDFIIRMMNCCLQDCTAMDEHGIAAALLPLVTAFCRKLSPGITQFAYSCVQEHVVWTNIQFWEAMFYCDVQNHIRALYLDNNEENHTDEESTEGPQEAKSALEIASEQLRLWPTMSREKQQELIQKEESTVFSQAIHYANRMSYLLLPLDTSKNRLLRSSGLGDVESVSNSFVTNSIAGSVAESYDTESGFEDAESSDVANYVVRFINRFVDKVCTESGVTNDHLKGLHVMIPDIVQMHIETLDAVHRESKRLPPIQKPKLLRPNLLVGEECVMEGLRVYLMPDGREEAAGGNIGGPPLLPAEGAIFLTTYRIIFKGTPTDPLVGEQVVIRSFPIASLTKEKKINIQAQVDQFIQEGLQLRSCTFQLLKIAFDEEVASDSAEIFRKHLHKLRYPQHVRGTFAFTVGQSPKQAMQPKAKEKNPSLRTLSKNLVKNAKKTIGRQYVTRKKYTPPMWEQRSSQHFPEDNEDEISVSEEMDRSTLTPTTTIKPSDKMTINHLVERACCRDYQRMGLGTLSSSLTRSKNEPFRISTVNRMYAICRSYPGLLIVPQSIQDNTIQRISRCYRQNRFPVVCWRNSRTKAVLLRSGGLHGKGVVGLFKSQNAPTAGPSQTDSTSLEQEKYLQAVINSMPHYADASGRNTLSGFTSAHMNSSGKWGSIRAGGRISSYALNMEIGSRLAGKDLLGAQHNGTPSEASFLRQHRASLYIIGDKSQLKGVKPDPLQHWEVVPIEVFDVRQVKASFKKLMKACVPGCPSTDPSVAYLRSLEESEWLSQIHKILQISVLVVELLDTGSSVLVSLEDGWDITTQVVSLVQLLSDPYYRTLEGFRLLVEKEWLSFGHRFSHRGAQTLASQSSGFAPIFLQFLDCVHQIHLQFPMEFEFSQYYLKFLSYHYISNRFRTFLLDSDYERIELGLLYEEKGERKSQQVYKSIWDYIDRLNKKAPIFFNYMYAPEDGEVLRPYSNISNLKVWDYYTEETLSEGPSYDWELTQGQPEHVEEADRQDTSAPQTKRKIIWPCYDNRSRVEPDAISKLLEELHNLEMELGQVPERWKDTWDKVKASQRTEARQEGSRTPSSLLMSSGLSHHRRSLGVYLQESGVGSTLNLSLDSDTSSTSTPSSGKQGGRKSTSTLYSQFQMSESENRSYEGSLYKKGAFMKPWKPRWFVLDKTKHQLRYYDSRMDTECKGVIDLAEVESITPGTPSMGAPKTVDEKAFFDLKTTKRVYNFCAQDVQLAQQWIDRIQSCLSDA, from the exons CTTGACGCGGACGACGAAGCAGCG AGGACGATCTCGCTGGGAgcaggggacaggcaggtgATCCAGACACCCATCAATGATTCGCTTCCTGTCAGCAGCTGCAGCGTGGCCCTGCTCTTCCGCCAGCTTG GCATCACCAATGTGCTGTATCTCTTCTGTGCAGCGCTTACTGAACACAAGATCCTATTTCTCTCCAGCAGTTACCAGAGGCTGACCGATGCCTGCCGGGCTCTCCTTGCACTTATGTTCCCCCTCAAGTACAG TTTCACGTACGTGCCCATCTTGCCTGCACAACTCCTTGAGGTACTGAGCACGCCGACACCCTTCATTATCGGAGTCCACTCCATCTTCCAGTCGGAGACGCAGGAGCTG CTGGATGTTGTTATCGCAGACCTGGACGGTGGGACAGTCAATGTCCCAGAATGTGTACATATCTCCCTGCTCCCTGAACCACTGCTCCAGCAGACCCGGGAAGCCCTCTCTATG GTCTTGGACCCAGAGCTGGAGGTGGCAGATCTTGCATTCCCCCCTTCAACGatttctgcctcttctctcAAAATGCAG GATAAGGAGATCCGTGCTGTCTTCCTCCGCTTGTTTGCACAGCTGCTTCAAGGCTATCGCTGGTGCCTGCACATAATCCGCATCCATCCTGAGCCAGTCATCCGATTCCATAAG GCAGCCTTCCTTGGGCAGAGGGGGCTGACGGAGGATGACTTCCTCACCAAGGTGCTGGAGGGCATGGCGTTTGCTGGCTTTGTGACTGAGCGGGGGGCCCCGTACCGCTCGATTGACCTGTTCGATGAG CTTGTGGCTTACGAAGTGAAGCGCATGCGTGCAGAAGAGGGgaacaagcagaaaatactgcGGCACATCAAGGAGTTGGCGGAGAAACTTTACAAAAAT GAGAACCCGTACCCCGCGGTGACCATGCACAAGGTGCAGAAGCCCACAGAAGGCTGTCATCTGCGTCTCCACCAGAAGCCTTTTCCCCATTTGGATGAGGGGACAGTGCAGTGGATCATCGACCAGGCCACTGCCAAGCTGCAGACAGCTCCTCCTGCTGTgaaggcagagaagaaatgCATGGTGCCATCGGGACCCCCCATTG CTGCCATCATGGAGCGCAACGGCAACGCCCTGGCCAACAGTGCCCGTCGCCTGGAGGTGGTCAGGAACTGCATCTCCTAcgtctttgaaaacaaaatgttagaAGCCAAAAAG ctattccctgctgtgctgcGTGCCATGAAGGGCCGAGCAGCCAGGCACTGCCTGACCCAGGAGCTGAACCTGCACGTGCAGCAGAACCGGGCGGTGCTGGATCACCAGCAGTTTGATTTCATAATCCGCATGATGAACTGCTGTTTGCAG gACTGCACTGCCATGGACGAGCATGGGATTGCAGCCGCTCTCTTGCCGCTGGTCACCGCTTTCTGCCGA AAACTGAGCCCGGGCATCACGCAGTTTGCCTACAGCTGTGTGCAGGAGCATGTGGTGTGGACCAACATCCAGTTCTGGGAGGCCATGTTCTACTGCGATGTGCAGAACCACATCCGAGCCTTGTACCTGGACAACAACGAGGAGAACCACACAGATGAG GAGAGCACAGAGGGGCCACAGGAAGCCAAGTCTGCCCTGGAGATAGCGTCGGAGCAGCTGAGGCTCTGGCCCACCATGAGCCGAGAGAAACAGCAGGAGCTCATCCAGAAGGAGGAGAGCACAGTTTTCAGCCAGGCCATCCACTACGCCAACCGCATGAgctacctgctgctgcctcttgaCACTAGCAAGAACCGCCTGCTCcgcagctctgggctgggggaCGTGGAGAGTGTCAGCAACAGCTTCGTCACCAACAg CATTGCTGGCAGTGTGGCTGAGAGCTATGACACAGAAAGTGGATTTGAGGATGCAGAGAGTTCTGATGTGGCCAACTACGTGGTGCGATTCATCAACCGCTTTGTGGACAAAGTCTGCACAGAGAGTGGAGTCACCAACGACCACCTCAAGGGGCTGCATGTCATGATCCCTG ATATTGTACAGATGCACATAGAGACACTGGATGCCGTGCACAGGGAGAGCAAGAGGCTTCCTCCCATCCAGAAG CCAAAGCTGCTGCGTCCCAACCTGTTGGTGGGTGAGGAGTGTGTGATGGAAGGGCTCCGCGTGTACCTCATGCCTGATGGACGGGaagaagctgctggagggaaTATTGGTGGTCCACCTCTTCTCCCTGCAGAAGGAGCCATCTTCCTCACCACTTACCGCATCATCTTCAAAGGCACTCCCACGGACCCTCTGG TGGGGGAGCAGGTGGTGATCCGATCCTTCCCCATCGCCTCACTGACCAAAGAGAAGAAGATCAATATCCAGGCCCAGGTGGATCAGTTCATCCAGGAGGGCTTGCAGCTGCGCTCGTGCACATTCCAG TTGCTGAAGATTGCCTTTGATGAGGAGGTGGCTTCAGACAGCGCTGAGATCTTCAGGAAGCACCTGCACAAGCTGCGCTACCCCCAGCACGTGCGTGGCACCTTTGCTTTCACTGTGGGCCAGTCACCCAAGCAAGCCATGCAGCCCAAGGCCAAGGAGAAGAACCCCTCACTCAG GACGCTCTCCAAAAACCTGGTGAAAAATGCCAAGAAAACAATTGGCCGCCAGTACGTGACACGGAAGAAATACACGCCGCCCATGTGGGAGCAGCGGAGCAGCCAGCACTTCCCAGAGGACAACGAGGATGAGATCTCAG TGTCTGAGGAGATGGACCGAAGCACTTTGACCCCCACTACCACCATTAAACCTTCAGATAAGATGACCATCAACCACCTGGTAGAGCGAGCCTGCTGCCGCGACTACCAGCGGATGGGGCTGGgcaccctcagcagcagccttaCCCGCTCCAAGAACGAGCCCTTCCGCATCTCCACTGTGAACCGCATGTATGCCATTTGCCGGAG CTACCCCGGGCTGCTCATCGTGCCGCAGAGCATCCAGGACAACACGATCCAGCGGATCTCCCGCTGCTACCGCCAGAACCGCTTCCCTGTTGTGTGCTGGCGAAACTCCCGCACCAAGGCCGTGCTGCTGCGCTCGGGGGGGCTGCATGGCAAGGGTGTGGTGGGCCTCTTCAAGTCCCAGAACGCCCCCACTGCAG GCCCCTCGCAGACGGACTCCACCAGTTTGGAGCAGGAGAAGTACCTGCAGGCTGTGATCAACTCCATGCCGCACTACGCCGACGCCAGCGGGCGCAACACACTCAGCGGCTTCACCTCTGCGCACATGAACAGCTCAG GCAAGTGGGGCAGCATCCGAGCCGGCGGGCGCATAAGCAGCTATGCCCTGAACATGGAGATCGGGTCACGCCTGGCCGGGAAAGACCTGCTGGGTGCCCAGCACAACGGCACCCCCTCGGAGGCCAGCTTCCTGCGGCAGCACCGGGCCTCGCTCTACATCATCGGGGACAAGTCACAGCTGAAG GGGGTGAAACCGGACCcgctgcagcactgggaggtCGTTCCCATCGAGGTGTTTGACGTGCGGCAGGTGAAGGCCAGCTTCAAGAAGCTGATGAAGGCCTGCGTGCCTGGCTGCCCCTCCACTGACCCCAGTGTCGCCTACCTGCGGTCCCTGGAGGAGTCTGAGTGGCTGTCCCAG ATCCATAAGATCCTGCAGATTTCGGTATTGGTGGTCGAGCTGCTGGACACGGGTTCCTCTGTGTTGGTCAGCCTGGAGGACGGCTGGGACATCACCACGCAG GTGGTCTCCTTAGTGCAGTTGCTGTCGGACCCCTACTACCGGACACTGGAGGGCTTCCGCCTGCTTGTGGAGAAGGAGTGGCTGTCCTTTGGGCACCGCTTCAGCCATCGCGGAGCCCAGACCCTGGCCAGCCAGAGCAGCGGTTTTGCCCCCATCTTCCTGCAGTTCCTGGACTGCGTACACCAG ATCCACCTGCAGTTCCCTATGGAGTTTGAGTTCAGCCAGTACTACCTGAAGTTCCTCAGCTACCACTACATTTCCAACCGTTTCCGGACATTCCTGCTGGACTCTGACTACGAGCGCATCGAGCTGG GCCTCTTGTACGAGGAGAAGGGTGAGCGGAAGAGCCAGCAGGTCTACAAGTCCATCTGGGATTACATTGACCGGCTGAACAAGAAAGCCCCCATCTTCTTCAACTACATGTATGCCCCTGAGGATGGGGAG GTGCTGAGGCCGTACAGCAACATTTCCAACCTGAAGGTATGGGACTACTATACGGAGGAGACACTTTCTGAGGGCCCGTCCTATGACTGGGAGCTGACGCAGGGGCAGCCGGAGCACGTAGAGGAGGCGGATCGGCAGGACACCAGTGCCCCCCAGACAAAGCGCAAGATCATCTGGCCATGCTATGACAACCGCAGCCGCGTGGAGCCTGATGCCATCTCCAAACTGCTGGAG GAGCTGCACAACCTGGAGATGGAGCTGGGGCAGGTCCCAGAGCGCTGGAAGGACACGTGGGACAAGGTCAAAGCTTCCCAGCGCACCGAGGCACGGCAGGAGGGCAGCCGG AcccccagctctctgctgaTGTCCTCCGGCCTCTCCCACCACCGGCGCTCGCTTGGCGTGTACCTGCAGGAGAGCGGCGTGGGCTCTACCCTCAACCTCAGCCTCGACAGCGacaccagcagcacctccaCCCCCTCCAGCGGGAAGCAGGGTGGCCGCAAGAGCACCAGCACGCTCTACAGCCAGTTCCAGATGTCAGAGAGCGAGAACAG GTCCTACGAGGGGTCGCTGTACAAGAAAGGAGCCTTCATGAAACCGTGGAAGCCTCGCTGGTTCGTGCTGGATAAAACCAAACATCAG ctgcgGTACTATGACAGCCGGATGGACACAGAGTGCAAAGGGGTCATCGACCTGGCCGAGGTGGAGTCCATCACCCCAGGAACCCCCTCCATGGGGGCCCCCAAGACGGTGGATGAGAAAGCCTTCTTCGAT cTGAAGACGACAAAACGAGTTTACAATTTCTGCGCCCAGGACGTGCAGCTAGCCCAGCAGTGGATCGACCGCATCCAGAGCTGCTTGTCGGACGCGTGA